The Silene latifolia isolate original U9 population chromosome Y, ASM4854445v1, whole genome shotgun sequence sequence cttgtttggCGGTCGAAGGTCAATATCATTTGAAGCTGTGATGCCAAGAAGAGCCTCGATTTCCTGGTTTTTAGTTTTCGGTTCAATTGGTCCTGTGATGTTCTCCATGAACTATGTCAGGGTTTTCTGCAGTTGCTTCATCTGTTTAACCGTAGCATAATTGTCCATCACGCCGACAGTTGCATAAATCtcagaccaaacctttgacatctcaGCTTTCTTAATGTCAGCTTCATCAATGTCTTCTATCACCTTTCCATTTTTATCTCGGACAATTGGCCTGTAGGATTTCTTTATCCATCAAGCAAGGACATAAGGCTCAAGTATCCTGTGTACCTgcctaccattccacacccaCAGTATATGACGACAGACAATGCCATGCCTCTCAAACAGCTTACATGCACATTTGCCCTCGTTAGTTTTGGTGTTAAATTCCACTCGGAAGTCTCTGTACTTCAGTCCATCATGAACGTCACGGTACTCAACTGTCCCTACTGTTGTCAAATCCCCGACCCCCATGTTGCATATCGCATGTTTGACTTCGTTCTGAAAGTCTGCAAATATAGGATGTGTGTAGACAAGTGAGGCATGCATCTCTACCTT is a genomic window containing:
- the LOC141630469 gene encoding protein FAR1-RELATED SEQUENCE 5-like, translated to MFNIVYIPQSKFSIAAVWDVELEPEEFEQNWKTVIEAHGMQSNRWLKYIFAIRQKWIPAYFRDLPLGCLLRTTQRSESSNSYFKRFESHFGTLVDFWMRYNSAIEQQRPSQRRLDTANEHSMLEKVGSMKVEMHASLVYTHPIFADFQNEVKHAICNMGVGDLTTVGTVEYRDVHDGLKYRDFRVEFNTKTNEGKCACKLFERHGIVCRHILWVWNGRQKSYRPIVRDKNGKVIEDIDEADIKKAEMSKVWSEIYATVGVMDNYATVKQMKQLQKTLT